The following DNA comes from Hordeum vulgare subsp. vulgare chromosome 3H, MorexV3_pseudomolecules_assembly, whole genome shotgun sequence.
atgagcatttattattctCCAaatcctccaatccagaacttgcatgaggagttaaataaggagagagaggactaatgcatattttagtaggggtacccctgactaaatttttttagcctcaagactagttttagcctcttttTAGTCAGGGGTGTTTGGAACTTTAACCTCTTAaaaagactagttttagtcagattAGTTTTAGTCTTTTGGGTCCAAACACCCTCATAGTCGAAGCATAAAAAAGGGACATTTACGGGGAAGAAATTGTGACTGACGTTGGAGATGTCTTACGTAGTAATCCACTTGCTGCAGTCTGCGGATTAGAACAAACTGTCAAGCGCGAGACCAAATCTTGGAGCTTATTCATCTTTCTACTACGTAGCGAGATATATATAGTATAAATAAACAAACTACGGTGTTCTACTCGTTCCACCACCAGCCCCGCGCTGTGATGCTGCAATCAATCAATCATTGCGACATTGTTTACCACATTTTTATCAGCAGCTGCCCGTTTCCTCGAGAATATTCCCGGCTTCGCTCCACAGTCAGTGGCTGCGAGGCCATGTTCCAAGCTTAATAATAATAACACATTTGTATACATACATATTCCAAGATCAGTAAGAATGTTTTGACACTGCGCACTAGCACTAGTTCAGGCAGAGAAGACTATTCCGAGGATTCAGGTCCTCGAATCTGTCAGTTTAAAATTGCAAGTGCTCCACTATGCTTGGCCTGGCGTACAGGACCCGTTTGGAAGCACGAACCACGAGGAACAGAGATTCCAAACCCAAAAGGAGTGGCATCCTGCAAAGGCGCTCTAGAAATTTCTACCCTCAAACATAGTCTATGGGAGTGCAGTCGTGCTTTCTCCTACTCTGTATATGTCTGTTGTCTGAATTTCAACTGGTACACATATCAAATTCAGCTAATGAGTTGTACACAACGACACTTTTACAACAGCAAGAAAGCGGTACTGGTACTAGAAACGAGTAGGCAGTAAATATTTGTCAACAACTAAAAAGTCTCGAACCTGCTGCCGGGGTCTAGAATTCCGGATCCACTTGAATAATCCATGCTCTGAACACGAGGACCCTCTTGGACGCGACTGCGAAACCAAACAAGAAGACGAGGAGCTGCAGTTTCCAGGCTACGGGCGTCCATACATCCATCCATCCGGATTCGAAACAGAAAAACAGATCCAGACATCCCAATCATCTAGAAATAATAATCTGGTCCACACAAGTAACCACCCACAGCTCACAAACGCGTGAAAAGAAGTTGAAACCGAAAGCAGAGATGACATCGAACAACAATGCTGCAAAGTGTCCATTAAAACCATATCAATTCCTTTGATCTCAGATCCATATCCGCGAGACAAATTACTCGCTTCAGACGACATTTGTAGATAGTTATTATTACTCGGCACCACGAAGGGAAGAAAcgaagagaaagaagcaaagaatctGCTAACGTACTAGTACTACGCTCTAGTAATGGCCGCCCTTTTAATCCTTGAGTTATGTACACTTAATTCGCACTTAATCCGCGCCGCACGCACGCACACACGCGAGAGGACGAAATCGATGAAGGAACCAAGAagaggatggagggagggagggagagatcaTGCCATCTTGGCGGCGAAGCCGGAGGCCATCATGACCTTGAACTCGTCGAAGGAGATGAGGCCGTCGCCGTTCTTATCGACGCCCTCGATCATGCGGCGGCACTGCTGGACCGTGGCCTTCTCGCCGAGGCCGTGGAGCACGCGCGCCAGCTCGGCGGCGGAGATGGCGCCGCTGCCGTCCGCGTCGAACACCTTGAAGGCGAGCCGcaggtcctcctcgtcgtcgcccgcCGCGGTCGCGTTCAGCGCCGCGAACTCCGCCAGGCTGATGAAGCCGTCGCCGTCCGCGTCCGCCTCCGCCATCATGCGGGACAGCTCGTCGTCGGTCGCCGCGTGGCCCAGGCTCTCGAAGAGGGCCGCCAGCTCCGGCCGCGAGATCCGGCCGTCGCCGTTGGCGTCGAACTTGCGGAACACccgctccatctcctcctccgccGTCCGCGCCGGGGACCCCGCGCCCGACGCCGCCcggtccccctcctcctcctgctgctgcggcggcggcggcgaggaagacCGCGACTTGGAGGACGAGCGGCGGCGGAACAGCGACGGCATCTTGATCTTGCCCATCGTCGTCTGCTTCCTTACCGGCGCTGGCAACGGCCGAAGAAACCCTTGTCTATGATTGGCTCGACTCGATTGGATTCGGTGGCGTGCTCGGCGGTGGTCGGTTGCAGGTTAGTTCCGGAGCGGGAGGTCGGGTATTTATAGAGGGGGTCGCGGGCGGGGGCGCCATTGATGAGGAATCGGAGGAAGGAACACAGGAAGGTGTGCGTGGCTAGCTGTGCGTGGGCCGCGCTGGAGGTTGCGCGTGCGCCCACTGACGGTGGGCCCGCGCGGGCCGGGCCCGTCGCGGTTTTTTTACCGGATTGCGCAAACGGCCGCGATGACCCTGTCCACGGGCGGCTGAggctccctctccctcgtcccTCCCCTTTGCGTACGTGCTGTGCTGTGGAATCCTTTTCCGGTGCGCCGGTGCGTCTCTTTCGCCGCGCCGGCAAGTCACCCCCACTCTGCATCTTGAACTCCGGCGAACGTTGGCCCTCGTCTCGACCCATGCTCGCTCGGTCCGTGGCCGATGGTTCTCCACGCTTCGTTTTGTGTTTTGTGTACATATATATATAGCCAATAGTTTGCCACGCTTCGGTCGTGCCAATCCACAAACTTGACGGACGCATGGGTCAACACAAGTGAGCCAACATTTGACAAAAAAATGAAGGTGGCATGTCTCTAATATTCCGTAAAGGAACATGATActgtagttatctatatgtggca
Coding sequences within:
- the LOC123445492 gene encoding probable calcium-binding protein CML10 — protein: MGKIKMPSLFRRRSSSKSRSSSPPPPQQQEEEGDRAASGAGSPARTAEEEMERVFRKFDANGDGRISRPELAALFESLGHAATDDELSRMMAEADADGDGFISLAEFAALNATAAGDDEEDLRLAFKVFDADGSGAISAAELARVLHGLGEKATVQQCRRMIEGVDKNGDGLISFDEFKVMMASGFAAKMA